Proteins from a single region of Pongo pygmaeus isolate AG05252 chromosome 3, NHGRI_mPonPyg2-v2.0_pri, whole genome shotgun sequence:
- the NKX6-1 gene encoding homeobox protein Nkx-6.1: MLALGAMEGTRQSAFLLSSPPLAALHSMAEMKTPLYPAAYPPLPAGPPSSSSSSSSSSSPSPPLGTHNPGGLKPSATGGLSSLGSPPQQLSAATPHGINDILSRPSMPVASGAALPSASPSGSSSSSSSSGSASSASAAAAAAAAAAAAASSPAGLLAGLPRFSSLSPPPPPPGLYFSPSAAAVAAVGRYPKPLAELPGRTPIFWPGVMQSPPWRDARLACTPHQGSILLDKDGKRKHTRPTFSGQQIFALEKTFEQTKYLAGPERARLAYSLGMTESQVKVWFQNRRTKWRKKHAAEMATAKKKQDSETERLKGASENEEEDDDYNKPLDPNSDDEKITQLLKKHKSGGGGGGGLLLHASEPESSS, encoded by the exons ATGTTAGCGCTGGGGGCAATGGAGGGCACCCGGCAGAGCGCATTCCTGCTCAGCAGCCCTCCCCTGGCCGCCCTGCACAGCATGGCCGAGATGAAGACCCCGCTGTACCCTGCCGCCTATCCCCCGCTGCCTGCCGGCCccccctcctcctcatcctcgtCGTCGTCCTCCTCGTCGCCCTCCCCGCCTCTGGGCACCCACAACCCAGGCGGCCTGAAGCCCTCGGCCACGGGGGGGCTCTCATCCCTCGGCAGCCCCCCGCAGCAGCTCTCGGCCGCCACCCCACACGGCATCAACGACATCCTGAGCCGGCCCTCCATGCCTGTGGCCTCGGGGGCCGCCCTGCCCTCCGCCTCGCCCTCCGGTTCCTCCTCCTCGTCTTCCTCGTCCGGCTCTGCCTCCTCCGCCTCTGCCGCTGCCGCAGCTGCTGCCGCGGCCGCAGCCGCCGCTTCATCCCCGGCGGGGCTGCTGGCCGGACTGCCCCGCTTTAGCAGCCTgagcccgccgccgccgccgcccgggcTCTACTTCAGCCCCAGCGCGGCGGCCGTGGCCGCGGTGGGCCGGTACCCCAAGCCGCTGGCTGAGCTGCCCGGCCGGACGCCCATCTTCTGGCCCGGAGTGATGCAGAGCCCGCCCTGGAGGGACGCACGCCTGGCCTGTACCCCTC ATCAAGGATCCATTTTGTTGGACAAAGACGGGAAGAGAAAACACACGAGACCCACTTTTTCCGGACAGCAGATATTCGCCCTGGAGAAGACTTTCGAACAAACAAAATACTTGGCGGGGCCCGAGAGGGCTCGTTTGGCCTATTCGTTGGGGATGACGGAGAGTCAGGTCAAG GTCTGGTTCCAGAACCGCCGGACCAAGTGGAGGAAGAAGCACGCTGCCGAGATGGCCACGGCCAAGAAGAAGCAGGACTCGGAGACCGAGCGCCTCAAGGGGGCCTCGGAGAACGAGGAAGAGGACGACGACTACAACAAGCCTCTGGATCCCAACTCGGACGACGAGAAAATCACGCAGCTGCTGAAGAAGCACAAgtccggcggcggcggcggcggcggcctcCTACTGCACGCGTCCGAGCCGGAGAGCTCATCCTGA